One Synechococcus sp. Nb3U1 genomic window, GCAAGATTCCCCTGACTCGGGCACTTCGGGGGCATCGTTCGCATCAGCGGCAGCTTGCTGCAACCCCCTCAGCGCCCTTGGCTTTCCTCCCGACGCTCCCCTAGTGCCAGAGGCACGGCTACGCCAACGGGAGAGCGCGGGGCTAGGAACGACCTGCGGTCTAGCCGCCGATTAGCTAAAAGATCGGGATCCGGTGCTCTGTCCGGCGAACCCTAGAATAGAGGCGGTGTCTGCGCGGTTTGCCCATGCCCGAAGCTCTGGCTCAGCAAAAATTGGAGCTGTTGCGTACCCTCGAGACGACCAATCGGGGCCGCAATGTTTTGCCCGACCAAAAACCCAAGCTTTTGGCGCAAATCGCTGCTCTAGAAGCCCTCAACCCCACCCCTATCCCAATATCCACTCCTGAATTGCTAGAGGGCAATTGGTTGACCCTCTTCACCACGAGTGCAGATCTGTTACGCCTGGCCAACAGTTTGCCCATCCTAACCACTGGGGAAATTTACCAGTGCATTCGCACCCAAACAAAGCAGGTATTTAACGTGGCGGAGGTACAGGGATCCGGCTGGCTGGGGGCTTGGGTGCCTCGGGGGATTTTTGCCGTGTCGGCTCGGTTCGCACCGGAATCGGAACGGCGGGTGCAGGTGGTGTTCGAGCGCTTTGTACTGGGATCCCAGATGCTGATGAACTACGAGATCGAGAGCTTTCTGGATTTGCTAGAACATGATCCGGCACGGATCCCGGCCCTCAAGATCGACATTCGCCGCCGGGAACAAAGCGGCTGGTTAGATATTACCTATCTGGATGAAGATCTGCGCATTGGTCGGGGCAGCGAAGGGAGCCTCTTCGTTTTGCAGAAGGTATCCTCTGAAGCCCACAAAAAAGGGTGAGCAAGAGCGCACTCCCTCAAAACTCCTGGCTACTCTGGGCCAAAGTTTGCTGGATGTCGAGGTCTAACCCTTTCACCGATTCCAACACCGAACGGGTGATCAACTTTCCTTCCTGCACCAGGGTTATCCCTGTTACAGGGTGCAACAGCGGTTGTTCCGCCCGCCGCCCAATCAAAGCCTCAATATCCTTGAAGGCGTTGATGTACATCCCTGCGGGCAGTTCCACCACCACCCCTTCCCCCAGCACACGTGCTTGGCAGGCGAGGCGAGAATTGGGCTTGCAGGTGGTAATCACTTCCAGGGTGCGCTGTTCCCGCTTGGTCAAGCCAGACAGGGATCCCATCCCTTCTTTGACGTAAACATGACAGGTGGCACAGAGGCCGCGCCCGCCACACTCCTTCAATACATTCAGATCCTCTTGCAGGAGTACCGAGAGCAAATTGCTATTGGTGGCAATTTCCGACACCTGAGCTATCGGATCCAACCGCACGCGCTTGACCATGCGCTTCCTCTTGTTACATCTCTTAACAATAGCTTGCCCATGGAAGGGGATCCCGGTAGCATTCGCTTCAGATCATTGACCACTCCAGTTTGGCCGGTTGATCCCGTTTTTGGGGACTTCGACAGGGGTCAGGCTAATCACACAATTGCAGACGGGATTGCGGCTGCCGCATGGCCGGATCGATCTCGTGGGTTAGCTCAAAGTTGATCACTCGCCAGCGGTTGGGGGATCCGTTTGAATTGGGACTGTCTGGGGCATTGGAACTAAAACTGACGGGCAGGCCGTAGAGGCGGGGTGGGCCAGGGCGACGATGGGATCCCTGCTCCAAATAGGGGGTGAGCAATTGGCAGTAACGTTCGGCAACCACCACCTGGGTAGCCCGCAGCCCCTGCATCCGCAACCGATCCAATTCTTCATGAATCTCAAAGCGGATCCCATCTGCATGGGTATGTTGGCGAAACCAACGGCCTTCCCAGAAGCGCCAACGCCGCCCCGATTGCAGATGTACCAATTCTTCTTGTTCAGGGTCTGCCTCAAACGCGCCATGCCGATGACAAAGATAGGTATCCGTCAGGGTCAGGGCAGCAATCGTTTGCCGACAGTGGGGACACTGGATGCTGGGGCCGAAAATGGGATAGGAAAAGGCGACCGTCATAGAGAACCCCACAAAAATGGGCTGTGTGTGCGGGCAAACCCACAGTTGTCCACATTATAGGAGCTTGCCTTTGTGGGGATCTGACCGGGAAGGGATCCCCTGGCAAAATCTGGCAGGATCTCCTAAGGTGAGAAATAGGGATTCCCCTTAACCCTGGCCTCGCCAACTCGGGTCGAATCTCTGACAACCTCCGAAACAAAAACGGGGAGTGGGGTAGTGCCCACTTTTTTTGTGTTTTTAGGGGTTGCCGTTGCCCAGATGGGCTTTGCCACTTCCTGGTGTTGATATCGAGTGTGTTATGGCCCACCCTCTGATCCCACAGCTGGAAATCCTAGCCCGCCCCTTGGCCACTCAACTGGGGTACGAGCTGGTGCAGATGGTTTTTCACACCAACCAACATCCGCCCATCCTCCGGGTGGATATTCGCCCGCTGGATCCGGAGCAAGACACCAGCCATGCCGACTGCGAAACCATGAGTCAAGCCTTGGAAGCGGAGCTGGATCGAGTGGATCTGATTCCTGGCCAGTACGTGCTGGAGATCTCTAGCCCCGGCCTCGATAACCTTTTGAACAGCGACCGGGACTTCACGGTGTTCAAAGGCTTTGCAGTGGAGGTCGCCCTGGATCCCCCCTACAAAGGCAAAGCCCTCTGGTCAGGGCATCTGTTGGGTCGGGATGAGGAGACGGTTGCCCTATCCCTCAAGGGGCGGCGCGTCCGGTTGCCCCGTGCTTCCGTACAGCGGGTGTCTCTTTCCGAGGCCGAAACGGATTAGGGCCCAGGGATCCCTGAGGTGGGGTTGGGCTTAGGTTACGCGAACAAGGTTTTTAGCATTCTTTCAGGAGAACGGTTCTTATGTCGATGGTGCCCCTGCCCGGTTTAGCAGAAATGGTGGAGATGATCTCACGGGAGCGTAATTTGCCTCGTCATGTGGTCACCGATGCTCTGCGGGAGGCGCTGCTCAAGGGCTACGAGCGTTACCGTAAAACCCTGCAGCGGGATGTTGCTTTTGACGAAGAACACTTTCACAACTTCGATGTGGAGCTGGATGTGGAGGCGGGTGGTTTTCGCGTGTTGGCCACCAAAACTATCGTCGAACAGGTGGAAACTCCGGATCACGAGATCTCCCTTTACGATGTGCAGCAGGATTACCCAGAAGCTGAGGTGGGATGGGAAGTCACCAATGATGTCACCCCGCAGCAGGCAGAATTTGGGCGGATGGCGGCCATTCAGACCAAGCAGGTGCTGGCCCAAAAGCTACGGGATCAGCAGCGCCGTCTGATCCAAGAAGAATTCCGCGATCTGGAAAATACAGTCTTACAGGCGCGGGTACTCCGCCTGGAACGGCAGACGGTGATTATGTCCGTATCCAGCGGGTTTGGGCAGCCGGAAGTCGAAGCAGAACTGCTGAAGCGGGATCAACTGGCCAGCGATCGCTATACCCCCAACGCGGTGATGAAGGTGTACCTCAAGCGGGTGCATGAGGGATCCCGGCGAGGGCCCCAGTTGCAGGTGTCGCGGGCTGATGCCGGTTTGGTGGTCAACCTGTTTGCCAATGAGGTGCCGGAGATCGAAGACGATGTGGTACGGATCGTGGCGGTGGCACGGGAAGCTAACCCGCCCTCGCGTACCGTGGGGCCGCGCACCAAGATTGCTGTGGATACGGTTGAGCGGGATGTAGATCCGGTGGGGGCCTGTATCGGCGCTCGCGGATCCCGGATTCAGGCGGTGGTAGCCGAGTTGCGCAACGAGAAAATCGATGTGATTCGTTGGTCGCCGGATCCGGCGACCTACATCGCCAATGCCCTCAGCCCCGCCAAAGTGGTGGAAGTATTGTTGGTGGATCCCGAGATCCAGCAGGCGCATGTGCTGGTGAATAGCGATCAGCTCAGTTTGGCCATCGGCAAAGAGGGGCAGAATGTGCGTCTAGCCGCCCGCCTTACGGGCTGGAAAATCGACATCAAAGAAGTGGAGAGTTATCGAACGGCGATGGAGGAGGCAAAAGCTCAAGGATTGCCCTATCCCTTCATCAGTCCGATGGCTTTGGAGCGCTTCCAACGGCGGGCAGAACGAGCGGCTTTGGGCTTAGAGGAGGAGTATGAAGAACAGTCTTACCTGGAGACAGAAGATCTAGAGGAGGACGACTTGATGGAGGAAGATTGGGCTGAGGAAGAAGAAGACTTCGACTACGATGCCGAGTTCGATATTGCCGAGCCTCAAAAGTAGAGCTGCTTCCGGATCCCTAAGAAGTGGAAACGGTAGACTAAAGTAAGCCTTTGCCTGCTCGATATCCCTAAGAAGTGGAAACGGTAGACTAAAGTAAGCCTTTGCCTGCTCGATTTTGATTTCGCCCAAACCCATCATCCTTGGCATATCCGGCGCATCGGGAATGCTCTATGCTGTGCGCGCTTTGCACGTCTTGCTCAGCCTGGACTACCGCGTTGAATTGGTGGCCTCCAAGGCAGCCTACCAGGTGTGGCAAGGGGAGCAGCGGATGCAACTGCCGGTGGATCCCGAGCAACAAGCCCTCTTTTGGCGAAAACAGGCAGACAGTGAGGCGGGATCCCTGGTTTGTCACCGTTGGCAGGATGTGGGGGCGACCATTGCCAGTGGCTCCTACCGCACGGAGGGGATGTTGGTGATCCCGTGCAGCATGGGTACTGTGGCCAAACTGGCAGCCGGGCTCAGTTCGGATTTACTGGAACGGGCCGCCGATGTGCAACTGAAGGAGGGGCGGCGATTGGTGGTGGTGCCTCGAGAAACCCCCTTCAGCCTGATTCATCTGCGCAACCTGACCACCTTGGCGGAGGCAGGGGTGCGAATTGTTCCTGCCATTCCCGCCTGGTATCATCAGCCACGCACCATCTTGGATCTGGTGGATTTTGTCGTGGTGAAGGCGTTGGATCAGTTCGGCATCGACAGCGATTTGATCCAGCGTTGGCAAGGGATGCGGCAGCACAGTGCCCTGACCCTACCTCCAGATGCTTAGATGCTTAGGCTTGGAACGGGATCCCAGCTTGCCCATCACCTATCAGTTGACCTGGGGTTCTGCCGCGGAGCGGGGCGACCCAACTCGGCTTTGCCCTGAGCTGTAACTTGAACCTACCTCCAAACTGGCGGCCCATTCCCCGATCAACACATTCACCCAATCGGGTAGCTCATCGTGGGCACAGTGGCCCACCCCCGGCAGCTTGACCAGCGTGAGGGCGGGCTGCCAGCGCTTGAACTGATCCGCCAAAAAACTCGGCACCGCGGGATCCTCTTGGCCCCAGAGCAACAAAATCGGCATCTTCAGTGTTGGCAACAGGCGTTTGGGGCTGTCGAAGCGGCGGCTGAGGATCGCCCTGAGGCTATCCAAAAACACATGGGCAGCCCCTGGATCAAAAGCCGGTTTCTGGAAGATCTGCACCAGTTCGTCGTCTACCTGCTCATCTCGTTTGTAGACATTCTTGATCCAACCCCGCAGCACCTCCGTTCGCCGCAGCCAGTTGAATAGATACGGATAGGTGAGCGGGCACCCCAGCACCGCCATGATCCCATCACACAAAGCCTGCACCAAGCCATCCCAAGGGGGGGACAACTCCTCTGGATGAGGGCCATCGGCACAGCTAATCAAACACAATCCCTTTACCATCTGCGGATAGCGAGCCGCCACGATCACCCCCACCAACCCCCCGATCGAGTGGCCTACCAGGAGTATCGGCTGCTGAATGTAGGTTTGCCAAAACTCGTATACCTGCTCTACCCACAGATCAACGCTATAGGCAATCTCCGGCTTGGCGCTGCCCCCGTACCCCAACAAATCCAGGGCATACACCGAACGCTGGGATCCCAAGGGGAGAATGTTGTGTCGCCAGTGGCCCACAGAGGCACCAAACCCATGGATCAAAAGGGCCGGGGCCGCGCTTAGGTTGACTTGCCCGCTTGTTGTTTGAGCACGGCTAGG contains:
- the nusA gene encoding transcription termination factor NusA, with the protein product MSMVPLPGLAEMVEMISRERNLPRHVVTDALREALLKGYERYRKTLQRDVAFDEEHFHNFDVELDVEAGGFRVLATKTIVEQVETPDHEISLYDVQQDYPEAEVGWEVTNDVTPQQAEFGRMAAIQTKQVLAQKLRDQQRRLIQEEFRDLENTVLQARVLRLERQTVIMSVSSGFGQPEVEAELLKRDQLASDRYTPNAVMKVYLKRVHEGSRRGPQLQVSRADAGLVVNLFANEVPEIEDDVVRIVAVAREANPPSRTVGPRTKIAVDTVERDVDPVGACIGARGSRIQAVVAELRNEKIDVIRWSPDPATYIANALSPAKVVEVLLVDPEIQQAHVLVNSDQLSLAIGKEGQNVRLAARLTGWKIDIKEVESYRTAMEEAKAQGLPYPFISPMALERFQRRAERAALGLEEEYEEQSYLETEDLEEDDLMEEDWAEEEEDFDYDAEFDIAEPQK
- a CDS encoding alpha/beta fold hydrolase, whose product is MSHTPSLHGLNSQDSESVLPRYGHPQTWHWRGWPIHFTYTPSRAQTTSGQVNLSAAPALLIHGFGASVGHWRHNILPLGSQRSVYALDLLGYGGSAKPEIAYSVDLWVEQVYEFWQTYIQQPILLVGHSIGGLVGVIVAARYPQMVKGLCLISCADGPHPEELSPPWDGLVQALCDGIMAVLGCPLTYPYLFNWLRRTEVLRGWIKNVYKRDEQVDDELVQIFQKPAFDPGAAHVFLDSLRAILSRRFDSPKRLLPTLKMPILLLWGQEDPAVPSFLADQFKRWQPALTLVKLPGVGHCAHDELPDWVNVLIGEWAASLEVGSSYSSGQSRVGSPRSAAEPQVN
- a CDS encoding TIGR02652 family protein is translated as MTVAFSYPIFGPSIQCPHCRQTIAALTLTDTYLCHRHGAFEADPEQEELVHLQSGRRWRFWEGRWFRQHTHADGIRFEIHEELDRLRMQGLRATQVVVAERYCQLLTPYLEQGSHRRPGPPRLYGLPVSFSSNAPDSPNSNGSPNRWRVINFELTHEIDPAMRQPQSRLQLCD
- a CDS encoding flavin prenyltransferase UbiX: MISPKPIILGISGASGMLYAVRALHVLLSLDYRVELVASKAAYQVWQGEQRMQLPVDPEQQALFWRKQADSEAGSLVCHRWQDVGATIASGSYRTEGMLVIPCSMGTVAKLAAGLSSDLLERAADVQLKEGRRLVVVPRETPFSLIHLRNLTTLAEAGVRIVPAIPAWYHQPRTILDLVDFVVVKALDQFGIDSDLIQRWQGMRQHSALTLPPDA
- a CDS encoding 2Fe-2S iron-sulfur cluster-binding protein, encoding MVKRVRLDPIAQVSEIATNSNLLSVLLQEDLNVLKECGGRGLCATCHVYVKEGMGSLSGLTKREQRTLEVITTCKPNSRLACQARVLGEGVVVELPAGMYINAFKDIEALIGRRAEQPLLHPVTGITLVQEGKLITRSVLESVKGLDLDIQQTLAQSSQEF
- a CDS encoding PAP/fibrillin family protein, with product MPEALAQQKLELLRTLETTNRGRNVLPDQKPKLLAQIAALEALNPTPIPISTPELLEGNWLTLFTTSADLLRLANSLPILTTGEIYQCIRTQTKQVFNVAEVQGSGWLGAWVPRGIFAVSARFAPESERRVQVVFERFVLGSQMLMNYEIESFLDLLEHDPARIPALKIDIRRREQSGWLDITYLDEDLRIGRGSEGSLFVLQKVSSEAHKKG
- the rimP gene encoding ribosome maturation factor RimP, which produces MAHPLIPQLEILARPLATQLGYELVQMVFHTNQHPPILRVDIRPLDPEQDTSHADCETMSQALEAELDRVDLIPGQYVLEISSPGLDNLLNSDRDFTVFKGFAVEVALDPPYKGKALWSGHLLGRDEETVALSLKGRRVRLPRASVQRVSLSEAETD